In Brassica rapa cultivar Chiifu-401-42 unplaced genomic scaffold, CAAS_Brap_v3.01 Scaffold0156, whole genome shotgun sequence, a single window of DNA contains:
- the LOC117129790 gene encoding protein TIC 214 → MVFQSFILGNLVSLCMKIINSVVVVGLYYGFLTTFSIGPSYLFLLRARVMDEGEEGTEKKVSATTGFIAGQLMMFISIYYAPLHLALGRPHTITVLALPYLLFHFFWNNHKHFFDYGSTTRNEMRNLRIQCFCWLVNWSHFIPNVLIRSNKYKFLVSELRNSMTRIFSRIPSPIFTKKLKGTSETGGTKQDQEVSTEEAPFPSLFSEEREDLDKLDEMEEIGVNGKDKINKDDEFHVRTYYNYKTVSENRDGNKENSNLEFFKIKK, encoded by the exons ATGGTTtttcaatcttttatactaGGTAATCTAGTATCCTTATGCATGAAGATAATCAATTCGGTCGTTGTGGTCGGACTCTATTATGGATTTCTGACCACATTCTCCATAGGGCCCTCTTATCTCTTCCTTCTCCGAGCTCGGGTTATGGACGAAGGAGAAGAAGGAACCGAGAAGAAAGTATCAGCAACAACTGGTTTTATTGCGGGACAGCTCATGATGTTCATATCGATCTATTATGCGCCTCTGCATTTAGCATTGGGTAGACCTCATACAATAACTGTCCTAGCTCTACCGTAtcttttgtttcatttcttCTGGAACAATCACAAACACTTTTTTGATTATGGATCTACTACCAGAAATGAAATGCGTAATCTTCGCATTCAATGT TTTTGTTGGTTGGTTAATTGGTCACATTTTATTC CTAATGTACTTATTAGATCTAATAAGTATAAGTTCCTTGTGTCAGAATTGAGAAATTCTATGACTCGAATCTTTa GCAGAATACCATCACCCATTTTTACTAAGAAACTAAAAGGAACCTCAGAAACGGGTGGGACTAAACAGGACCAAGAGGTATCCACCGAAGAAGCTCCTTTTCCTTCTCTTTTTTCGGAAGAAAGGGAGGATCTGGACAAACTCGATGAAATGGAAGAAATCGGAGTGAATGGAAAAGACAAAATTAATAAGGATGATGAATTCCACGTTCGAACATACTATAACTATAAAACAGTTTCTGAAAATCGAGATGGAAATAAAGAAAATTCTAATTtagaatttttcaaaataaaaaaa
- the LOC117129791 gene encoding NAD(P)H-quinone oxidoreductase subunit 1, chloroplastic — MIIYATEVQTINSFLRLESLKEVYGLIWIFVPIFSLVLGIITGVLVIVWLEREISAGIQQRIGPEYAGPLGILQALADGTKLLFKEDLRPSRGNTPLFSIGPSIAVISILLSYSVIPFSNHLVLADLNIGIFLWIAISSVAPIGLLMSGYGSNNKYSFLGGLRAAAQAISYEIPLTLCVLSISLRLSNSLSTVDIVEAQSKYGFWGWNLWRQPIGFIIFLISSLAECERLPFDLPEAEEELIAGYQTEYSGIKFGLFYVASYLNLLISSLFVTVLYLGGWNISIPYISMLELFEKDQIFGTTIGIFITLAKTYLFLFISIATRWTLPRLRMDQLLNLGWKFLLPISLGNLLLTTSFQLFSL, encoded by the exons ATGATAATTTATGCAACAGAAGTACAAACTATAAATTCTTTTCTTAGATTGGAATCTTTAAAAGAGGTCTATGGACTCATATGGATATTTGTCCCTATATTTTCTCTTGTATTGGGAATCATAACTGGTGTACTAGTAATTGTGTGGTTAGAAAGAGAAATATCTGCAGGGATACAACAACGTATTGGACCTGAATACGCCGGCCCGTTAGGAATTCTTCAAGCTTTAGCCGACGGGACAAAACTACTTTTCAAAGAAGATCTTCGTCCATCTAGAGGAAATACTCCTTTATTTAGTATTGGACCATCTATAGCAGTTATCTCTATTTTACTAAGTTATTCAGTAATTCCTTTTAGCAATCACCTTGTTTTAGCGGATCTCAATATCGGTATTTTTTTATGGATTGCCATCTCAAGTGTTGCTCCGATCGGACTTCTTATGTCAGGATATGgatcaaataataaatattcttttttagGTGGTCTGCGAGCTGCTGCTCAAGCGATTAGTTATGAAATACCATTAACTCTATGTGTTTTATCAATATCTCTAC GATTATCTAACAGTTTAAGTACAGTTGATATAGTTGAGGCACAATCAAAATATGGTTTTTGGGGATGGAATTTGTGGCGTCAACCTATAGGTTTTATCATTTTTCTAATTTCTTCCCTAGCAGAATGCGAGAGGTTACCTTTTGATTTACCAGAAGCGGAAGAAGAATTAATAGCAGGTTATCAAACTGAATATTCCGGTATCAAATTTGGTTTATTTTATGTTGCTTCTTATCTAAATCTATTAATTTCCTCATTATTTGTAACAGTTCTATACTTAGGCGGTTGGAATATTTCTATTCCGTATATATCTATGCTGGAGCTATTTGAAAAGGATCAAATTTTTGGAACAACAATTGGTATCTTTATTACATTAGCTAAAACTTATTTGTTCTTGTTCATTTCTATCGCAACCAGATGGACTTTACCTAGGCTAAGAATGGATCAACTATTAAATCTTGGATGGAAATTTCTTTTACCGATTTCCCTTGGTAATCTATTATTAACAACTTCTTTCCAACTCTTTTCACTCTAA
- the LOC117129784 gene encoding protein TIC 214: MVFQSFILGNLVSLCMKIINSVVVVGLYYGFLTTFSIGPSYLFLLRARVMDEGEEGTEKKVSATTGFIAGQLMMFISIYYAPLHLALGRPHTITVLALPYLLFHFFWNNHKHFFDYGSTTRNEMRNLRIQCVFLNNFIFQLFNHFILPSSMLARLVNIYMFRCNNKMLFVTSSFVGWLIGHILFMKWVGLVLVWIQQNNSIRSNVLIRSNKYKFLVSELRNSMTRIFSIILFITCVYYLGRIPSPIFTKKLKGTSETGGTKQDQEVSTEEAPFPSLFSEEREDLDKLDEMEEIGVNGKDKINKDDEFHVRTYYNYKTVSENRDGNKENSNLEFFKIKKKEDRFLWFEKPFVTLVFDYKRWNRPNRYIKNDKIENTVRNEMSQYFFYTCQSDGKERISFTYPPNLSTFFEMIQKKIPSFTTEKKTSDQVYTCWSLVNEEKKENLKNAFLNRIEALDKKGSIENILEKTTRFCHNETQKEYLPKIYDPFLHGISRGRIKKLSPFQIITKTYKKKNIRGSWINKIHAILLKINSQKFEQTIEKFKRKSLSIEKKLYFFSEPQEEKIQSEEEIKIFKILFDVVIIYNNDQTLIKNFIDFHEINKQVPQWSYKLTSELEELEAETEENIPTEPGIRSRKAKRVVVFTDLKEPHNEIYTNLKDNQNSDQTDEMALIRYSQQSDFRREIIKGSMRSQRRKTVIWELLQAKAHSPLFFDRIDKNFFFSFDIWGLKKKILRNFMWKKKFFFDKNEEEQSKKEEQRRIEIAETWDSFLFAQIIRGFILVTQSILRKYIILPLLIIIKNSIRIVLFQLPEWEEDLKEWKREMHVKCTYNGVQLSETEFPRNWLTDGIQIKILFPFYLKPWHKYKFQSSQKARLKKTKGEKNDFRFLTVWGLETDLPFGSTKPKPSFFKPIFKELKKRIKKSKTKSFPVLRIFKERATIFLKVQKEIKNWIIKNLLFLKEKKKNLSKRNRIPLVGPREIYELNETKKDSIMSNQMIHELSVQKKSTEWPNSSLSENKIKNVIDKIKTIRNQTKKISKEKEKLTNSCNKLCYDSKIIESSKKSWQTLKKKKTRLIRKSFFFFKFCVEQLSISIFLGIINIPRITTQLFVDSTKKILDVYIYKNEENGEKKIKKNTIYFISTIKNFISKKNFFSYDLCSLSQAYVFYKLSQIQVSNFSKLKSFFEYNIYITSFFVKNQIKDFFQEQGIFHYEWKDKTLLNSEINQWKNWLRSHSQYNLPQIAWARLVTQKWKKKINQDSLVLNPSLNKVDSYEKKIFDNYKKQNFCEANLFFNPKHKQNFKKDSIYNLFCYKSIHSTEKFFDMSTGLENFLISCFLEKYNIRSIGEILHRKYLDWRILNFWFRKKVNIELDTRSKKEYIKTKVKNYKRIYKITKTSLANQKINFFDWMGMNEEILNPRITNFDFFFFPEFLLFSSTYKMKPWVIPIKLLLFNFNETKNVNKQITLKKKGFIPSNEKKFLRFFNLNKEENESAGQEEFESDKETKINTESALSKQEKNIEENYTESKIKKRKNKKQPKSNTEAELDLFLKRYSRFQLRWNCFFNQKILNNVKAYCFLVRLKNPTEITISCIERGEMSLDILMIEKNLTFSKLMKKGILIVEPVRLSVKNDGQLIIYRTIGISLVHKNKQKISKRSKKKSYIYKKKSLNFFVPETILSPKRRKEFRVLICFNLKKKNARDRNSKFDTNIQNLTTVLNKKKDLDKDKKNLIKLKSFLWPNFRLEDLACMNRYWFNTTNGNNFSMIRIHMYTRFQMH, from the coding sequence ATGGTTtttcaatcttttatactaGGTAATCTAGTATCCTTATGCATGAAGATAATCAATTCGGTCGTTGTGGTCGGACTCTATTATGGATTTCTGACCACATTCTCCATAGGGCCCTCTTATCTCTTCCTTCTCCGAGCTCGGGTTATGGACGAAGGAGAAGAAGGAACCGAGAAGAAAGTATCAGCAACAACTGGTTTTATTGCGGGACAGCTCATGATGTTCATATCGATCTATTATGCGCCTCTGCATTTAGCATTGGGTAGACCTCATACAATAACTGTCCTAGCTCTACCGTAtcttttgtttcatttcttCTGGAACAATCACAAACACTTTTTTGATTATGGATCTACTACCAGAAATGAAATGCGTAATCTTCGCATTCAATGTGTATTCctgaataatttcatttttcaattATTCAACCATTTCATTTTACCAAGTTCAATGTTAGCCAGATTAGTCAACATTTATATGTTTCGATGCAACAACAAGATGTTATTTGTAACAAGTAGTTTTGTTGGTTGGTTAATTGGTCACATTTTATTCATGAAATGGGTTGGATTGGTATTAGTCTGGATACAGCAAAATAATTCTATTAGGTCTAATGTACTTATTAGATCTAATAAGTATAAGTTCCTTGTGTCAGAATTGAGAAATTCTATGACTCGAATCTTTagtattatcttatttattacCTGTGTCTACTATTTAGGCAGAATACCATCACCCATTTTTACTAAGAAACTAAAAGGAACCTCAGAAACGGGTGGGACTAAACAGGACCAAGAGGTATCCACCGAAGAAGCTCCTTTTCCTTCTCTTTTTTCGGAAGAAAGGGAGGATCTGGACAAACTCGATGAAATGGAAGAAATCGGAGTGAATGGAAAAGACAAAATTAATAAGGATGATGAATTCCACGTTCGAACATACTATAACTATAAAACAGTTTCTGAAAATCGAGATGGAAATAAAGAAAATTCTAATTtagaatttttcaaaataaaaaaaaaagaggatcgTTTTTTATGGTTTGAAAAACCTTTTGTAACTCTAGTTTTCGATTATAAAAGATGGAATAGACCAAATcgatatataaaaaatgataaaattgaaaatactgtaaGAAATGAAATgtcacaatattttttttatacatgCCAAAGTGATGGAAAAGAACGAATATCTTTTACATATCCCCCCAACCTTTCAACTTTTTTTGAAATGATACAAAAAAAGATCCCTTCATttacaacagaaaaaaaaacctcGGATCAAGTTTATACTTGTTGGAGTTTGGTCaatgaagaaaaaaaggaaaatttaaaaaacgcATTTTTAAATAGAATTGAAGCTTTAGATAAAAAAGGGTCTATTGAAAATATACTGGAAAAAACAACTCGATTTTGTCATAACGAAACTCAAAAAGAATATTTACCTAAAATTTATGATCCATTTTTACATGGGATTTCGCGCGGAAGAATCAAAAAATTATCTCCGTTCCAAATCATAACCAAAacctataaaaaaaagaatataagaGGATCTTGGATAAACAAAATTCATGCTATACTTCTGAAgattaattctcaaaaatttGAGCAAACAatagaaaaatttaaaagaaagtCTTTATCAATAGagaaaaaactttattttttttccgaaccccaagaagaaaaaattcagtcagaagaagaaataaaaattttcaaaattttatttgatgtcgttataatttataataatgatCAAACtcttataaaaaattttattgatttCCATGAAATCAATAAACAAGTTCCTCAATGGTCATACAAATTAACAAGTGAATTGGAAGAATTGGAAGCTGAAACTGAAGAAAATATACCAACCGAACCTGGAATTCGTTCAAGAAAAGCAAAACGTGTAGTGGTTTTTACTGATTTAAAAGAACCGCATAACGAGATTTATACTAATCTCAAAGATAATCAAAATTCTGATCAAACAGATGAAATGGCTTTGATCCGTTATTCACAACAATCTGATTTTCGTCGAGAGATAATTAAAGGATCCATGCGTTCCCAAAGGCGTAAAACTGTTATTTGGGAATTGTTGCAAGCAAAAGCACATTCGCCCCTTTTTTTTGATAGAATagataaaaatttttttttttcgtttgataTATGGgggctaaaaaaaaaaattcttagaaATTTCatgtggaaaaaaaaatttttttttgataaaaacgaagaagaacaatcaaaaaaagaagaacaaagacGTATAGAAATTGCGGAAACTTGGGATAGCTTCTTATTTGCTCAAATAATAAGAGGTTTTATTTTAGTAACTCAATctattcttagaaaatatattatattacctttattgataataattaaaaatagcaTCCGTATCGTATTATTTCAACTTCCCGAGTGGGAAGAGGATTTAAAGGAGTGGAAACGTGAAATGCATGTTAAATGTACTTATAATGGGGTTCAACTATCCGAAACAGAATTTCCACGAAACTGGTTAACGGATGGTATTCAGATAAAAATCCTATTTCCGTTTTATCTTAAACCTTggcataaatataaatttcaatcATCTCAGAAGGCTCgactaaaaaaaacaaaaggagaaaaaaatgattttcgtTTTTTAACAGTTTGGGGGCTGGAAACTGACCTACCTTTTGGTTCTACCAAACCAAAGCCTTCTTTTTTTAAACctatttttaaagaattaaaaaaaagaatcaaaaaaTCCAAAACGAAGTCTTTTCCGGTTTTAAGGATTTTCAAAGAAAGAGCAACAATTTTCCTAAAAGtccaaaaagaaattaaaaactGGATTATAAAAAACTTGctttttctaaaagaaaaaaaaaaaaacctttcaaAACGAAATAGAATTCCATTAGTTGGCCCGAGAgaaatatatgaattaaatgAAACTAAAAAAGATTCAATAATGAGTAATCAGATGATTCATGAACTATCTGTTCAAAAAAAATCGACGGAGTGGCCAAATTCTTCACTCAgcgaaaacaaaataaaaaatgtgatTGATAAAATAAAGACAATCAgaaatcaaacgaaaaaaatttcaaaagaaaaagaaaaactaactaataGTTGTAACAAACTGTGTtatgattctaaaataattgaGTCATCAAAAAAAAGTTGGcagacattaaaaaaaaaaaaaactcgattaattcgtaaatctttttttttttttaaattttgcgTTGAACAACTGtctatttctatttttctaGGTATTATTAATATTCCAAGAATTACTACACAACTTTTTGTtgattcaacaaaaaaaattcttgatgTATATATTTACAAGAATGAGGaaaatggagaaaaaaaaataaaaaaaaataccatttattttatttcgactataaaaaatttcatatcaaaaaaaaatttttttagttatgaCTTATGCTCTTTATCACAAGCATATGTATTTTACAAATTATCACAAATTCAAGTTAGTAACTTTTCTAAATTAAAGTCTTTTTttgaatataacatatacataacatcCTTTTTTGTTAAGAATcaaataaaagatttttttcaaGAACAAGGAATCTTTCATTATGAATGGAAAGATAAAACCCTTTTAAATTCCGAAATAAATCAATGGAAAAACTGGTTACGAAGTCATTCTCAATATAATTTACCTCAGATTGCATGGGCTAGATTAGTAAcccaaaaatggaaaaaaaaaataaaccaagACTCTCTAGTTCTAAATCCAAGTTTAAACAAAGTGGATTCAtacgaaaaaaaaatttttgataattacaaaaaacaaaatttttgtgAGGCTAACTTATTTTTCAATCCAAAACATAAACAGAATTTCAAAAAGGATtctatatataatcttttttgcTACAAATCTATTCATTCTACAGAAAAATTTTTTGATATGTCTACAGGCCTAGAAAATTTTTTAATCTCTTGTTTtctagaaaaatataatattcggAGTATAGGGGAAATTTTGCATAGAAAATATTTGGATTGGAGAATTCTCAACTTTTGGTttagaaaaaaagtaaatattgaGCTTGATACTAGGAgtaaaaaagaatatattaagACTAAAGTTAAgaattataaaagaatttataaaataactaaGACGAGTCTTGCcaatcaaaaaataaatttttttgattgGATGGGAATGAATGAAGAAATACTCAATCCTCGTATAACaaattttgacttttttttctttccagaatttttattattttctagtaCATATAAAATGAAACCGTGGGTCATACCAATTAAATTACttcttttcaattttaatgaaacaaaaaatgtgAATAAACAGATCACCCTAAAGAAAAAAGGTTTTATACcatcaaacgaaaaaaaatTCCTTCGGTTTTTTAATctaaataaagaagaaaacgAATCAGCAGGTCAAGAAGAGTTTGAATcagataaagaaacaaaaataaatacgGAATCAGCTCTATCaaagcaagaaaaaaatattgaagaaaatTATACAGAATCGAAGATAAAAAAacgtaaaaataaaaaacaaccaAAAAGCAATACCGAAGCGGAACTTGACTTATTTCTCAAAAGGTATTCGCGTTTTCAATTGCGATggaattgtttttttaatcaaaaaatccTCAATAATGTAAAAGCATACTGTTTCTTGGTTAGACTAAAAAATCCAACCGAGATAACGATATCTTGTATTGAAAGAGGAGAGATGAGCTTAGATATTCTAATGATTGAGAAGAATTTaactttttcaaaattaatgaaaaaaggAATATTGATTGTTGAACCTGTTCGTTTGTCTGTAAAAAACGACGGCCaacttattatatatagaaCCATCGGGATTTCATTGgttcataaaaataaacaaaaaataagtaaaagatcaaaaaaaaaaagctatatttataaaaaaaaaagtttaaatttctTTGTCCCTGAAACTATTCTATCCCCTAAACGACGTAAAGAATTTCGAGTTCTAATttgtttcaatttaaaaaaaaaaaatgcaagggatagaaattcaaaatttgatacAAATATTCAAAACTTGACCACAGTTTTGAATAAAAAGAAAGATCTTGATAAGGATAAAAAAAAcctaattaaattaaaatccTTTCTTTGGCCCAATTTTCGATTAGAAGATTTAGCTTGTATGAATCGCTATTGGTTTAATACGACTAATGGAAATAATTTCAGTATGATAAGAATACACATGTATACGCGATTTCAAATGCATTAA